A DNA window from Ensifer sp. WSM1721 contains the following coding sequences:
- a CDS encoding protein-L-isoaspartate(D-aspartate) O-methyltransferase, which translates to MRRLAQCQTLLVVVLASAAPMASTSAPAQDRSAERTAMIETIKGHARSAPSAVEGRGIDPAVLTTMGKVPRHLFVPEEQRGAAYRDRPLPIGYGQTISQPFIVALMTDLINVGAGDSVLEIGTGSGYQAAVLSPLAAKVYSIEIIPQLGERAAARLAELRYNNVEVKVDDGYYGWPARAPFDGIVVTAAASHIPPPLVEQLARGGRMVVPVGGPFATQFLMLVEKRRDGSITTRQLLPVSFVPLRGGGAP; encoded by the coding sequence ATGCGTCGACTCGCTCAGTGCCAAACGTTGCTGGTCGTGGTTCTCGCGAGCGCTGCCCCCATGGCATCGACATCCGCACCCGCTCAGGATCGCTCCGCCGAGCGTACGGCGATGATCGAAACGATCAAAGGGCACGCCCGCTCAGCGCCGTCCGCGGTCGAGGGGCGGGGCATCGATCCCGCAGTTCTGACAACGATGGGGAAGGTGCCGCGCCACCTTTTCGTGCCCGAGGAGCAGCGCGGCGCGGCCTATCGAGATCGGCCGTTGCCGATCGGATACGGTCAGACCATCTCACAGCCCTTCATCGTCGCGCTGATGACCGACCTGATCAATGTCGGGGCTGGCGACTCTGTCCTCGAGATCGGTACTGGCTCGGGCTATCAGGCAGCCGTTTTGTCGCCGCTCGCAGCGAAGGTCTATTCGATTGAGATCATACCGCAACTGGGCGAAAGGGCGGCCGCCCGCCTCGCGGAGCTCCGCTACAACAATGTCGAGGTGAAGGTAGACGACGGTTACTATGGTTGGCCCGCGCGCGCGCCTTTCGACGGCATCGTGGTGACCGCCGCTGCCAGCCACATCCCGCCGCCGCTGGTTGAGCAGCTCGCAAGAGGGGGCCGGATGGTCGTCCCCGTGGGAGGTCCCTTCGCGACCCAGTTTCTCATGCTGGTCGAGAAGCGACGGGATGGAAGCATCACGACGCGGCAGCTGCTCCCAGTAAGCTTTGTGCCGCTGCGTGGAGGTGGCGCCCCATGA
- a CDS encoding plasmid stabilization protein → MASMTIRNLDDSLKQRLRLRAAAHGRSMEDEARDILRVALSTSERQPGNLAAAIRARIASTGGITLEVPPREAIREAPDFSR, encoded by the coding sequence ATGGCTAGCATGACGATCCGCAATCTCGATGATAGCCTCAAGCAGCGGCTCAGGCTGCGCGCCGCCGCGCACGGACGGTCCATGGAAGACGAGGCCCGCGATATTCTGCGCGTGGCGCTATCGACGAGTGAACGGCAACCAGGCAATCTCGCCGCCGCCATTCGCGCCCGCATCGCGTCGACCGGCGGCATCACTCTCGAAGTACCCCCACGCGAGGCGATCCGCGAAGCGCCGGACTTTTCCCGGTGA
- a CDS encoding SAM-dependent methyltransferase: MRAGRLLPIGLISAATLAYEVLLIRLFSIIQWHHFAYMMISIALLGFGASGTFLALARRPLVERYPAAFAASAALFGITAVASFACAERLPFNPLEIVWNPRQLGWLAAIYALLILPFFFGATCIGLAFSRHPVQTGRVYAFDLVGAGIGALGIVGLLFLVFPSEALRFVAALGFAAAALAATGMARHRWFAAGILGLAAAVITVRLPPSWTAPGLHMSEYKGLRIALEVPNARVVEERSSPLGLLTVVESPTIPFRYAPGLSLANTQEPPAQLAVYTDGDSITAITTYGGDPATVAYLDRTTAALPYRILERPRVLILGAGGGEQVLLALRAGAEIVDAVEVNPQMIDLARNRFAEFVGGIFSRPNVHLHLAEARAFVATTGERYDLIQMPLLDSFGAAAAGVQSMHENYTYTVEAMRDYLAVLRADGIVAITRWLRMPPRDILKLFATATVALEADGVSQPGRHLVLIRSWNTATLLVAKSPFTGEDIAAIRRFAAENFFDVSWAPGISASDVNRYNQLDQEYLYAGALALLGPGRADFIERYKFDIAPATDNRPYFFDFFRWRALPELVTLRTQGGAAMLDWGYLILVTTLGQAAILSAVLILLPLWLRRHALGRAGHRLRFGLYFLALGLAFLFIEIAFIQRFVLFLGHPLYAVAVVLAGFLAFAGLGSAVAARWMAAVGRGSPVRGIAFAVVGIALLAATYLLALPLIFERFMALPDAAKIAITLLLIAPLAVFMGMPFPLGLGHVGARSDEFIPWAWGINGCASVLSAIVAALLAMHVGFTGVVAIAIILYLVAPALLAGLSDRYDQQGSVPDRNRSRVNPTA, from the coding sequence ATGAGAGCGGGGCGCCTGCTGCCGATTGGTCTCATATCGGCGGCGACCCTTGCCTACGAAGTGCTGCTGATAAGGCTGTTTTCGATCATTCAGTGGCATCATTTTGCCTATATGATGATAAGCATCGCGCTCCTGGGCTTTGGCGCGAGCGGTACATTCCTTGCGTTGGCTCGCCGCCCCCTGGTGGAACGGTACCCGGCCGCCTTCGCAGCGTCGGCGGCTCTGTTCGGAATTACTGCGGTTGCCAGCTTCGCCTGTGCCGAGCGCCTGCCGTTCAACCCGCTCGAGATCGTCTGGAATCCGCGGCAGCTCGGTTGGCTTGCGGCCATCTATGCTCTCCTGATCTTGCCCTTCTTTTTCGGTGCAACCTGTATCGGCCTTGCCTTTAGCCGCCATCCCGTTCAGACCGGGCGCGTCTATGCCTTTGACCTCGTCGGCGCAGGGATCGGTGCGCTCGGTATCGTCGGACTCTTGTTCCTGGTCTTTCCCTCCGAAGCGTTGCGCTTCGTCGCAGCGCTGGGATTCGCGGCGGCTGCCCTCGCCGCGACGGGCATGGCTCGCCATCGGTGGTTCGCCGCGGGCATCCTCGGGCTTGCAGCCGCGGTCATCACGGTGCGGCTACCACCGTCCTGGACGGCCCCCGGCCTGCACATGTCTGAGTACAAGGGTCTCCGCATCGCTCTCGAAGTGCCGAACGCGCGGGTAGTCGAGGAGCGATCAAGCCCGCTCGGACTGTTGACGGTTGTCGAGAGCCCGACCATCCCATTCCGGTACGCGCCGGGCCTCAGCCTCGCCAACACCCAAGAGCCGCCCGCGCAACTCGCCGTCTATACCGATGGCGACAGTATAACGGCGATCACCACCTATGGCGGCGATCCGGCGACGGTCGCCTATCTCGACCGGACAACGGCGGCGCTCCCGTACCGCATCCTTGAGCGGCCGCGAGTGCTAATCCTCGGCGCCGGCGGCGGCGAGCAGGTGCTGCTGGCGCTACGCGCCGGAGCCGAAATCGTGGATGCCGTAGAGGTCAACCCACAGATGATCGACCTCGCTCGGAATCGCTTCGCGGAATTCGTCGGCGGCATCTTCAGCCGACCGAACGTGCATCTGCATCTAGCCGAGGCACGCGCCTTCGTTGCGACCACTGGCGAGCGTTATGACCTGATCCAGATGCCGCTCCTCGACTCCTTCGGCGCGGCCGCGGCCGGAGTGCAGAGCATGCATGAGAACTATACCTACACCGTGGAGGCAATGCGGGATTACCTAGCGGTGTTGAGAGCAGACGGGATCGTGGCGATCACGCGATGGCTGCGGATGCCGCCGCGCGACATCCTCAAGCTGTTTGCCACTGCTACCGTTGCGCTTGAAGCGGATGGGGTGTCCCAGCCAGGCCGGCACCTGGTGCTGATCCGGAGTTGGAATACGGCAACCCTGCTCGTCGCCAAATCGCCGTTCACCGGCGAAGACATCGCCGCCATCCGCCGCTTCGCCGCCGAGAATTTCTTTGATGTCTCCTGGGCGCCAGGCATCTCCGCGAGCGACGTGAACCGCTATAACCAGCTCGACCAGGAATATCTCTACGCGGGAGCCCTCGCTCTCCTCGGTCCTGGGCGCGCCGACTTCATCGAGCGCTACAAGTTCGATATTGCACCGGCGACTGACAATCGGCCCTATTTCTTCGACTTCTTCCGGTGGCGCGCTCTGCCCGAACTCGTGACGCTGCGCACCCAAGGTGGGGCAGCGATGCTCGACTGGGGCTACCTGATCCTGGTGACGACGCTCGGTCAGGCCGCGATCCTCAGCGCCGTCCTGATCCTCCTGCCGCTCTGGCTTCGCCGGCACGCACTCGGGAGAGCCGGACACCGGCTGCGCTTCGGACTCTATTTCCTTGCCTTGGGCTTGGCCTTCCTCTTCATCGAGATCGCCTTCATCCAGCGCTTCGTGCTGTTCCTCGGCCATCCGCTCTACGCTGTCGCTGTCGTGCTTGCGGGCTTCCTTGCCTTCGCCGGTCTCGGTAGCGCCGTAGCCGCACGGTGGATGGCTGCTGTCGGACGCGGATCGCCGGTGCGCGGCATTGCCTTCGCCGTCGTGGGGATTGCACTCCTGGCTGCCACCTACCTGCTCGCACTGCCCTTGATATTCGAACGGTTCATGGCACTGCCAGATGCCGCGAAGATCGCGATCACACTCCTCCTGATCGCGCCGCTCGCGGTCTTTATGGGCATGCCGTTCCCCCTCGGCCTCGGCCACGTCGGTGCACGCTCGGACGAGTTTATTCCCTGGGCGTGGGGGATCAATGGCTGTGCGTCGGTGCTGAGCGCGATCGTCGCCGCACTGCTTGCGATGCATGTCGGGTTCACAGGCGTCGTGGCGATCGCCATCATCCTTTATCTTGTCGCCCCGGCCTTACTCGCAGGGTTGTCGGATCGATACGATCAGCAAGGCTCTGTTCCAGATCGCAACCGTTCGCGAGTGAACCCGACCGCCTGA